In Leptolyngbya sp. CCY15150, the DNA window TCAAGAATCAGAGCTTTTAGCTCGGGTGAATACCCATCTAAACCTTAGCTTGTTGACGCAACAACTTGAACAGCGAATTCAAGAACGCACCGCTGAGTTACAGATGGCTCTAGACCAACTCTCTCGCTCTCAGCTCCAACTTATCCAAAGTGAAAAGATGGCCTCGTTGGGAAATTTGGTTGCCGGAGTTGCCCATGAGATCAATAATCCGCTTGGTTTCTTAAATGGTAGTATCGACCATCTCAATGACTATGTTGGAGATTTGCTAGGCCATCTGCGCTTATATCAGCAAAGCGATTCCCATATGACAACGGTGATTCAAAACCACGCTGATGAGATTAGTTTAGATTTCCTTTGTGAGGACTTGCCGAAGGTTTTGGAATCGATGCAAGGTGCTACCGATCGGATTCGTGCCATCAGCAGTGGGCTACGGACATTTTCTCGATCGGACGGTGAATACAAAGTGCAGGCTGATCTAAACGAAGGCATTGAAAGTGCGCTGCTGATCCTTAAATATCGTATCAAGGCTAATAGCCATCGCCCAGCCATTCAGGTTCTGAAAAATTATGGTGAATTACCGCCCATTGAATGCTTTCCGGGACAACTCAATCAGGTCTTTATGAATATCTTGGCGAATGCTATTGATGTGTTTGATGAGGCTGCGCAACAGTCTTCCTCCGACTATCTTGATGATAAGCTTCATACCATTGAGATCAGCACAGCAGTGTTGCCAGAGTCTAAGCATGTGGAAATTCGCATTCGTGACAATGGATCTGGGATGACGCCTGAGGTCAAGGGTCGTGTATTTGATTACCTGTTCACAACCAAAGCTGCGGGTAAAGGCACTGGGTTAGGGTTGGCGATCGCTCATCAAATTGTGACGGAGAAACACAACGGCAGCTTAGATGTTCGGTCTGAGATTGACCAAGGAACTGAGTTCTGTATTCGCCTACCCATGCACTAGTCACGTTGAACAAATCAGGGCGATCGCTTTTTCTAAAAGAGAGGTTCTGGAGGGGCGATCGCTTTCAAAAACGTCGGGTCTGCACATGGCCACTAAAAAGCCGGGAACATGCCCCGGCTTTTAAGGTCTACGTCATCTTAATTTAACAGCCGTCTGGCCCGCAGAAGCTGTGTGCGTACAGTACCTCTGCATCACAGATATAGGCAATGCCCGCATAATCGTTGAAAAACTCCACCGCGATCCGATCCGCAATCTTCTCGGCCATATCCCGATTTTCGGTGAGCACCTCGAACTTGATATTTGACTCGGTGTCCGAAACGCTGGGTTGTCCTGATGAGCGTACGTTACGACTGCCTTTGCCGCCAGTCTCCAATACCGTATAACCGGTTGCCCCGGCTTCGTCGATGATCTTGGCTATCTTTTTCAGCAGCAATTTCTCTGTGATGAGAACAAGCTTTTTGGCTGACTTGGCCATATGGGTTACCTCTTGATGTACATATTTATTGAACTACATAGAAACGCAGAATATTGGTCTGCCGGGGCAGGGGGCACCGACAGACCCGTGACCCGTTTGAAATCAGCCGCCCAGCGCTTGGGCCAGCCCGATGAAGAGCGGTATGCACAAGGCGATCGCAACCGGTGTGCCAACGGCTGTGGACGCACCGATGTAGGCCGAGGGATTGGCTGACGGGATACCAGCGCGCAACGTGGGCGGCCCTGAGATGTCTGAACTGGAGGCAGCGATCACGGCTAGGATCACGACGCCGCCAAGGGTGAATCCCGTGACGTAGTGGGCAATCAGTCCCAGACCGAAGGCGATAAACCCATGCAACAGTGGTGCCACAAAGGCATATACAGCGTACCACTGAGCTACTTTACGTAGCTCACCAAGTCTTGCCCATGCTTCCATACCCATGATTAGCATCAGGACTGAAAGCAGACCGCGGAAGAGGGGGTCGTAGAAGCTTTCATAGACACTTGCCGGCTGGGTTAGCAAACCTAGAGCAAGACCAAGCAGCAGTGCGGAGAGAGCGGAGCCTTGGAGGCTTTCCTGGACGATAGGCCATATCTTAACCCGAGAGTTGCCCATGCCACCCGGCTCGCTGGGATACCCACCTGCGGTACCACCCGGTTCGCTGGGATACCCGCCTGCGGCAACAGCTTGCTTGCTGACATACACTTCATTGGTGCGATACTTTTCGCGCTTCCGCTTGCTGGTATAAATGCTGGCTAAGACGATCGCCGTCACGAGTGCTGGGATGTCCATGAAAGGATAGAGAGCAGCAGCCCAGGGCTCGTATACAAGACCACCTTCATCCAGTGACGTCAGAGCGGCAGCCATGGTGGAGCCACTCACGGCACCGAACAAGCCTGCGGTTGCAAGGGCATCCACGACTCTGATCTTCGGCAGCTTTGCCAAGGTGTAGCGCCCGATGAATACGATCAGGATCCCTATTGCCATGGCGAACAAAGCAGGCACTAGCATCTCCACTAGGTTGGAGTCACGGATCGCCTGTCCACCTGTCAGACCGACTTTCATGAGCAGCATGAAAACGATGAACTGGTAGACTGCGTCTGGAATGGTTAGTTGGCTACCGAGGGCGGCAACGACAACGCCACCAATGAGAAAGCCGAGGGTTGGGGACTGCAACTGCGCCAGGAAGCGCATCAAGAAATCGGATAAAAAATCCACAAATACCTCCTTCCGCCTCCTCGTTAGAGGAGTGATTATTGTGATAAGTGACCTTGAAAAAGTAAGGGTGAAGCATGTCACCCCTACAGCACAGATGTTACAAGAGAACCTATTGACAGAGGATTCAGAGATAGCCGCCCTCCGAATAGGGCTAGAAGGTGTTGCTGTCTTGCATGACCTTCCATAGACTCTGGTCTATCAATGTTTGAATTTCCATGTGTTTAAGTCTATCCTGAAAACCACAGTTTTTTGCGCTCCTCAGTATGGATTTGAAACGTAATGTCAAATTTGAACCATAAGTTTTTCTTTTGTTTGGCGATCCCCCCTTCTGGTTCAGGTGAATGGCGATCGCAGAGTTTTCTCAATGCGCCATGCTGAATGTGTGCCCGTTACCCAAGAGCTTCACGACTGTCATGCCTTCTTTTCAGAGGTTTACGCCGTCCTGCACCTTGCCTAGATCAGCCCGACTTGCCTGGATCTGCGGGCCACTGAGAATGGCGATCGCCCCCTACCCTCTGCCACCCAAGCCCCTCTATTTCTTCTTGTTGATCGACTCTATGGATCGATCCAAACCTCTTGCAGATGCTGCCCTAGTCAACCCATCTCTGTGAACGATCGCACCACGGTCCCGTTGCGGGCCTACGATGGCTCTTGGAACATACCTTGCTCCTAGAATGGGGCGGATCAATCCACTCGCAATGCGGGTAGCTCTGTTGGTGGAACTGGCTCCAAGGGGGGACTGTAGCGAGCAACATTCATCCATATGATTGCAATCAGTAAACCAACACCGC includes these proteins:
- a CDS encoding response regulator, which codes for MLNSAKILVVDDTPANLEIVTEILADAGYTISTAISGDRALKRLEAYIPDLILLDVQMPGIDGFITCQRLKDNPATAHIPVIFMTAVADTASKVKGFSLGAADYITKPFQESELLARVNTHLNLSLLTQQLEQRIQERTAELQMALDQLSRSQLQLIQSEKMASLGNLVAGVAHEINNPLGFLNGSIDHLNDYVGDLLGHLRLYQQSDSHMTTVIQNHADEISLDFLCEDLPKVLESMQGATDRIRAISSGLRTFSRSDGEYKVQADLNEGIESALLILKYRIKANSHRPAIQVLKNYGELPPIECFPGQLNQVFMNILANAIDVFDEAAQQSSSDYLDDKLHTIEISTAVLPESKHVEIRIRDNGSGMTPEVKGRVFDYLFTTKAAGKGTGLGLAIAHQIVTEKHNGSLDVRSEIDQGTEFCIRLPMH
- a CDS encoding sodium-dependent bicarbonate transport family permease, giving the protein MDFLSDFLMRFLAQLQSPTLGFLIGGVVVAALGSQLTIPDAVYQFIVFMLLMKVGLTGGQAIRDSNLVEMLVPALFAMAIGILIVFIGRYTLAKLPKIRVVDALATAGLFGAVSGSTMAAALTSLDEGGLVYEPWAAALYPFMDIPALVTAIVLASIYTSKRKREKYRTNEVYVSKQAVAAGGYPSEPGGTAGGYPSEPGGMGNSRVKIWPIVQESLQGSALSALLLGLALGLLTQPASVYESFYDPLFRGLLSVLMLIMGMEAWARLGELRKVAQWYAVYAFVAPLLHGFIAFGLGLIAHYVTGFTLGGVVILAVIAASSSDISGPPTLRAGIPSANPSAYIGASTAVGTPVAIALCIPLFIGLAQALGG